A genomic window from Aethina tumida isolate Nest 87 chromosome 4, icAetTumi1.1, whole genome shotgun sequence includes:
- the LOC109594310 gene encoding tyrosine-protein phosphatase corkscrew isoform X2: MTKSTLHSAAVLAVPTAQILISTAIGEFKKALYSNFKWFHGHLSGKEAEKLLLLDRGKNGSFLVRESQSKPGDYVLSVRTDDKVTHVMIRCTPDNKYDVGGGEKFNTLADLIDHYKKNPMVETSGTVVHLKQPFNATRINASGIDYRVTQLQNDKHGKAGFWEEFESLQQQEVRNLYSRDEGSKNENRHKNRYKNILPFDDTRVKLKDVDPKESGADYINANYIRWKADETTVDLGSDPSGKLYIATQGCLPGTINDFWQMVWQENCRVIVMTTKEIERSKNKCARYWPDLDDVKDYGKIKVKNLSETQRPHYTLREFSVSMENDETERKVFHYHFTAWPDHGVPSDPGCVLEFLHEVNKKQECLQIELPANQPPGAILVHCSAGIGRTGTFIVIDMILDQLKKNGLDCEIDIQRTIQMVRSQRSGMVQTEAQYKFVYLAVQHHIQAILDRLKADQKSMQFGREYTNIRYNSDFGNATLPNPSTNPTPFGSVLSSSRCNSVFFPPSTPNNLTTIRSQEVRKPPRAVSDLPRPPAELMTPTLYANIPGNSNPAVAPTPPPRKPT, encoded by the exons ATGGTTCCACGGACATTTGTCTGGAAAAGAAGCGGAAAAACTGTTACTTCTAGATAGAGGAAAAAATGGAAGCTTTTTAGTCAGAGAGAGTCAATCCAAACCAGGTGATTACGTACTCTCTGTGCGGACCGACGACAAAGTAACCCACGTTATGATTAGGTGTACACCA GATAACAAATACGACGTTGGGGGaggagaaaaattcaacaCACTTGCGGATCTCATAGACCATTACAAGAAGAATCCGATGGTTGAAACATCCGGAACGGTCGTCCATCTGAAACAGCCCTTCAACGCCACCAGAATTAATGCCTCCGGCATAGATTATAGAGTTACGCAGTTGCAAAATGATAAGCATGGCAAAGCGGGATTCTGGGAAGAATTCGAGTCGCTGCAACAACAGGAAGTTAGAAATTTGTACAGCAGAGACGAGGGCAGTAAAAACGAAAACAGGCACAAAAAtcgatataaaaacattttacctT TTGACGACACGAGGGTTAAACTGAAAGACGTCGACCCAAAAGAATCAGGCGCAGACTACATCAATGCCAACTACATTCGATGGAAGGCAGACGAAACAACCGTCGACTTGGGCTCCGATCCTAGCGGCAAGTTATACATAGCAACGCAAGGCTGTCTGCCCGGCACCATCAACGACTTCTGGCAGATGGTATGGCAGGAAAATTGCAGAGTAATAGTCATGACCACCAAAGAAATTGAAAGGAGCAAGAATAAATGTGCGAGATATTGGCCCGATTTGGACGACGTCAAAGACTACGGCAAAATCAAGGTGAAAAACTTGTCCGAGACGCAGAGGCCACATTACACGTTACGCGAATTCTCGGTGTCAATGGAAAACGACGAAACCGAAAGAAAAGTCTTCCATTATCATTTTACGGCCTGGCCCGATCACGGTGTGCCCTCCGATCCAGGCTGTGTATTAGAATTCCTGCACGAAGTCAACAAAAAACAGGAATGCCTACAAATCGAACTGCCCGCTAACCAACCCCCCGGTGCCATTTTGGTCCACTGCTCCGCCGGCATCGGCCGAACGGGCACATTCATAGTTATAGATATGATATTAGATCAACTTAAAAAGAATG GTCTGGATTGTGAAATTGATATTCAGCGAACAATACAAATGGTTCGATCTCAACGTTCTGGAATGGTACAGACTGAAGcccaatataaatttgtgtatttagCTGTACAACATCATATACAGGCTATTCTAGACAGACTGAAGGCTGATCAG AAATCGATGCAGTTCGGAAGAGAATACACAAACATCCGGTACAACAGCGATTTTGGAAACGCGACGCTGCCAAATCCTTCTACCAATCCGACACCGTTTGGTAGCGTCCTGAGTTCGTCGCGGTGCAACAGCGTATTCTTTCCCCCATCGACCCCCAACAATCTCACCACCATACGAAGTCAAGAGGTCAGAAAACCACCTCGAGCCGTCTCCGATTTACCACG accACCTGCAGAATTAATGACCCCGACACTGTACGCAAACATTCCGGGCAACTCGAACCCGGCAGTGGCACCGACGCCACCCCCGAGGAAACCCACGTGA
- the LOC109594313 gene encoding actin-binding Rho-activating protein: MSVNVANRQYLDAGLKGKVALFNKVADKHMAGQAVNPFSQGKVGLMPKPVISKEDYGKPAKGSLSETRAFKATIAVSREMLELCDVINQCGEPLFTEEEVRKNPTLANDPRIVISFGNLFAIYTAISDKVVGILIRARKHKLVDFEGECLFQRRDDHVPIILVKPISEIRKILNEKIEVAKAGLKENEEMYEREKSPYLE, translated from the exons ATGTCTGTCAACGTAGCCAATAGGCAATATTtg GATGCCGGATTGAAAGGAAAAGTGGCACTTTTCAATAAAGTCGCCGACAAACATATGGCTGGTCAGGCAGTCAACCCCTTTTCCCAGGGGAAAGTTGGACTGATGCCCAAGCCGGTGATCTCTAAAGAAGATTACGGAAA ACCAGCAAAAGGTTCACTGTCGGAAACCCGTGCTTTTAAAGCTACCATTGCTGTGAGTCGCGAAATGTTGGAACTTTGTGACGTTATTAATCAATGTGGTGAACCTTTGTTCACTGAAGAAGAAGTTAGAAAAAATCCCACTCTGGCAAACGATCCTAGAATTGTTATCAGCTTCGGAAATTTATTCGCC ATATACACTGCAATTTCTGACAAAGTTGTAGGAATTCTTATCCGTGCCAGGAAACACAAATTGGTAGATTTCGAGGGAGAATGTCTTTTCCAA AGAAGAGATGATCATGTACCAATCATTCTGGTTAAGCCAATTAGTGAAATAAGAAAGATCCTTAACGAAAAAATTGAAGTGGCAAAAGCAGGATTGAAAGAGAATGAAGAGATGTATGAAAGGGAGAAGTCTCCATACTTGGAATAA
- the LOC109594310 gene encoding tyrosine-protein phosphatase corkscrew isoform X3 yields MKIMKKTPSSSTSIAQMLIVSAIGEFRKAIYSNFKWFHGHLSGKEAEKLLLLDRGKNGSFLVRESQSKPGDYVLSVRTDDKVTHVMIRCTPDNKYDVGGGEKFNTLADLIDHYKKNPMVETSGTVVHLKQPFNATRINASGIDYRVTQLQNDKHGKAGFWEEFESLQQQEVRNLYSRDEGSKNENRHKNRYKNILPFDDTRVKLKDVDPKESGADYINANYIRWKADETTVDLGSDPSGKLYIATQGCLPGTINDFWQMVWQENCRVIVMTTKEIERSKNKCARYWPDLDDVKDYGKIKVKNLSETQRPHYTLREFSVSMENDETERKVFHYHFTAWPDHGVPSDPGCVLEFLHEVNKKQECLQIELPANQPPGAILVHCSAGIGRTGTFIVIDMILDQLKKNGLDCEIDIQRTIQMVRSQRSGMVQTEAQYKFVYLAVQHHIQAILDRLKADQKSMQFGREYTNIRYNSDFGNATLPNPSTNPTPFGSVLSSSRCNSVFFPPSTPNNLTTIRSQEVRKPPRAVSDLPRPPAELMTPTLYANIPGNSNPAVAPTPPPRKPT; encoded by the exons TGCTCAAATGTTAATTGTTAGTGCCATTGGGGAATTTCGAAAAgcgatttattcaaatttcaa ATGGTTCCACGGACATTTGTCTGGAAAAGAAGCGGAAAAACTGTTACTTCTAGATAGAGGAAAAAATGGAAGCTTTTTAGTCAGAGAGAGTCAATCCAAACCAGGTGATTACGTACTCTCTGTGCGGACCGACGACAAAGTAACCCACGTTATGATTAGGTGTACACCA GATAACAAATACGACGTTGGGGGaggagaaaaattcaacaCACTTGCGGATCTCATAGACCATTACAAGAAGAATCCGATGGTTGAAACATCCGGAACGGTCGTCCATCTGAAACAGCCCTTCAACGCCACCAGAATTAATGCCTCCGGCATAGATTATAGAGTTACGCAGTTGCAAAATGATAAGCATGGCAAAGCGGGATTCTGGGAAGAATTCGAGTCGCTGCAACAACAGGAAGTTAGAAATTTGTACAGCAGAGACGAGGGCAGTAAAAACGAAAACAGGCACAAAAAtcgatataaaaacattttacctT TTGACGACACGAGGGTTAAACTGAAAGACGTCGACCCAAAAGAATCAGGCGCAGACTACATCAATGCCAACTACATTCGATGGAAGGCAGACGAAACAACCGTCGACTTGGGCTCCGATCCTAGCGGCAAGTTATACATAGCAACGCAAGGCTGTCTGCCCGGCACCATCAACGACTTCTGGCAGATGGTATGGCAGGAAAATTGCAGAGTAATAGTCATGACCACCAAAGAAATTGAAAGGAGCAAGAATAAATGTGCGAGATATTGGCCCGATTTGGACGACGTCAAAGACTACGGCAAAATCAAGGTGAAAAACTTGTCCGAGACGCAGAGGCCACATTACACGTTACGCGAATTCTCGGTGTCAATGGAAAACGACGAAACCGAAAGAAAAGTCTTCCATTATCATTTTACGGCCTGGCCCGATCACGGTGTGCCCTCCGATCCAGGCTGTGTATTAGAATTCCTGCACGAAGTCAACAAAAAACAGGAATGCCTACAAATCGAACTGCCCGCTAACCAACCCCCCGGTGCCATTTTGGTCCACTGCTCCGCCGGCATCGGCCGAACGGGCACATTCATAGTTATAGATATGATATTAGATCAACTTAAAAAGAATG GTCTGGATTGTGAAATTGATATTCAGCGAACAATACAAATGGTTCGATCTCAACGTTCTGGAATGGTACAGACTGAAGcccaatataaatttgtgtatttagCTGTACAACATCATATACAGGCTATTCTAGACAGACTGAAGGCTGATCAG AAATCGATGCAGTTCGGAAGAGAATACACAAACATCCGGTACAACAGCGATTTTGGAAACGCGACGCTGCCAAATCCTTCTACCAATCCGACACCGTTTGGTAGCGTCCTGAGTTCGTCGCGGTGCAACAGCGTATTCTTTCCCCCATCGACCCCCAACAATCTCACCACCATACGAAGTCAAGAGGTCAGAAAACCACCTCGAGCCGTCTCCGATTTACCACG accACCTGCAGAATTAATGACCCCGACACTGTACGCAAACATTCCGGGCAACTCGAACCCGGCAGTGGCACCGACGCCACCCCCGAGGAAACCCACGTGA